A genomic segment from Borrelia puertoricensis encodes:
- the bdr gene encoding Bdr family repetitive protein gives MGLAQPVVTQQMVIAELTKAGINRDIAIDLSYRYYKNELTHKDIEYLETTFNLKLEKVEATLQADIRDLDNKIDNVRNELKSDIRDLDNKIDSVENNLNIKIDNVKSELKSDIRDLDNKIDSVENNLNIKIDTKFNELDNKIDNVRGELKSDIKDLDTKIDTVENNLNIKIDTKFNELDNKIDTVRIELKSDIKDLDNKIDVNKMELKSTLRLHGWMFGTLITLNIGIFLALMSLLVK, from the coding sequence ATGGGACTTGCTCAACCAGTAGTTACTCAACAAATGGTTATAGCTGAACTTACTAAAGCTGGTATAAATAGAGATATTGCTATTGATCTCTCTTACAGATATTATAAAAATGAGCTTACGCACAAGGATATTGAGTATTTAGAGACTACTTTTAACCTTAAGCTTGAAAAGGTAGAAGCAACTTTACAAGCCGATATTAGAGACCTTGATAATAAAATTGACAACGTTAGAAATGAGTTAAAATCTGATATTAGAGACTTGGATAACAAAATTGATTCTGTTGAGAATAATCTTAACATCAAGATTGATAACGTTAAAAGTGAATTAAAATCTGACATTAGAGACCTTGATAACAAAATTGATTCTGTTGAGAATAATCTTAACATCAAGATTGATACTAAATTCAATGAACTTGATAATAAGATTGATAACGTTAGAGGTGAATTAAAATCTGACATTAAAGATCTAGATACTAAAATCGATACTGTTGAGAATAATCTTAACATCAAAATTGATACTAAGTTCAATGAACTTGATAATAAGATTGATACTGTTAGAATTGAATTGAAATCTGATATTAAAGACTTGGATAATAAAATTGATGTTAACAAAATGGAACTTAAGAGTACATTAAGACTTCATGGTTGGATGTTTGGAACTCTAATTACCCTTAATATAGGAATATTCTTAGCATTAATGTCATTATTAGTAAAGTAG
- a CDS encoding variable large family protein, translated as MKRITLCALFLTLFLLLGCGSGTTKMEDPQSRFLKSVISLGNDFLNVFTSLSDMVGGVLGFNTTTKKSDVGNYFKTMHDTLSSTKTSLEKIVADMKSDNNPNAEATDTAVKSLITNTLDQIIQGAKTASEAIGTDSNDLLGNVAAQNNGGAAGSEVDKLVKGIKSIVDVVLGEKKGNSDAGDDKKASDGSTARTAAAGDGESGKLFATGAGAVGDVNNSKKVAADAAKAVGAVTGADILQAMIKDDGDAVKLATSQNAGAAPKDATIAGGIALRAMAKNGKFAGPSAAADDAVTAVKGAAISAVTKALDTLTIAIRNTIDSGLKTIKDAMNINPTDTTLTNDNQASEAKKN; from the coding sequence ATGAAAAGAATTACTTTATGTGCGTTATTTTTGACTTTATTTTTACTTCTTGGCTGTGGCAGTGGTACTACTAAGATGGAAGATCCTCAGAGTAGGTTCTTAAAGTCTGTGATTAGTTTAGGTAATGATTTCTTAAATGTTTTTACTTCCCTTTCTGATATGGTTGGAGGGGTTTTAGGTTTTAATACTACTACTAAAAAATCTGATGTTGGGAACTATTTTAAGACTATGCATGATACTCTTTCATCTACTAAGACATCTCTTGAGAAAATTGTTGCTGACATGAAATCTGATAATAATCCTAATGCAGAGGCTACTGATACCGCTGTAAAATCTCTAATTACTAATACTCTTGATCAAATAATCCAGGGTGCTAAGACTGCTAGTGAGGCTATTGGTACTGATAGTAATGACCTGCTTGGTAATGTTGCTGCTCAGAATAACGGTGGTGCTGCTGGTAGTGAAGTCGATAAACTAGTAAAGGGTATTAAATCAATTGTAGATGTGGTACTTGGTGAAAAAAAAGGAAATTCCGATGCTGGGGATGATAAAAAGGCTAGTGATGGTTCTACTGCAAGAACCGCTGCTGCTGGGGATGGTGAATCAGGTAAATTATTTGCTACTGGTGCGGGAGCTGTTGGTGATGTTAACAATTCAAAAAAGGTTGCAGCTGATGCTGCTAAAGCTGTTGGGGCTGTAACTGGCGCTGACATTTTACAAGCTATGATTAAGGATGATGGTGATGCTGTTAAATTAGCTACTTCTCAGAATGCTGGAGCTGCCCCTAAAGATGCTACTATTGCAGGAGGTATAGCACTGCGAGCGATGGCTAAGAATGGTAAATTTGCTGGTCCTAGTGCTGCTGCTGATGATGCTGTTACTGCAGTTAAAGGTGCAGCAATAAGTGCAGTTACTAAAGCATTAGATACTTTAACAATAGCAATAAGAAATACTATTGACTCAGGCCTTAAAACTATTAAAGATGCTATGAATATTAATCCTACTGATACTACTTTAACTAATGATAATCAGGCTTCTGAAGCTAAGAAAAACTAG